Proteins encoded in a region of the Pseudomonas syringae KCTC 12500 genome:
- a CDS encoding lipopolysaccharide kinase InaA family protein — protein MGLQSVKEPVVNPIQNEFDQFWSQRGEWVEEPNVRRGGESGVQRLIMDDGQTLYAKRQTGHIYRSLLHPLGRPTVLREREALEGLRKLGVVVPEVVFCGAERGEDNAWRALLVTVALEGFEEIEKWQAAGGRERHGELFYERVLKEVAATLARMHLGRWQHSCLYIKHIFVRVTGEGADANVEVALLDLEKGRRRLTAQGAAQHDMKQLRRHSSFSAADWQKLIYFYQAAFGSSIKGLES, from the coding sequence ATGGGTTTGCAGTCCGTGAAAGAACCAGTTGTGAACCCGATCCAGAACGAGTTCGATCAGTTCTGGAGCCAGCGTGGCGAATGGGTTGAAGAACCCAATGTGCGTCGCGGCGGAGAGAGTGGTGTGCAGCGGTTGATCATGGACGATGGGCAGACCCTTTATGCCAAACGCCAGACAGGTCACATCTACCGCAGCCTGCTGCACCCGCTGGGCCGACCCACCGTACTGCGCGAGCGCGAGGCGCTTGAAGGTCTACGCAAGCTTGGCGTCGTCGTCCCCGAAGTGGTGTTTTGTGGTGCCGAGCGGGGTGAGGACAACGCCTGGCGGGCATTGTTGGTCACCGTAGCGCTGGAAGGCTTCGAGGAAATTGAAAAGTGGCAGGCTGCCGGAGGGCGCGAGCGCCATGGCGAGCTGTTCTATGAGCGTGTGCTCAAGGAAGTGGCAGCCACTCTGGCCCGCATGCACCTGGGCCGCTGGCAGCACAGCTGTCTGTACATCAAGCACATTTTCGTGCGCGTGACAGGAGAAGGGGCGGACGCCAACGTCGAGGTCGCCTTGCTCGATCTCGAGAAGGGCCGTCGCCGCCTTACCGCTCAAGGCGCAGCCCAGCACGATATGAAGCAGCTACGACGCCATTCGTCATTCAGCGCTGCAGACTGGCAGAAGTTGATCTACTTTTACCAGGCAGCGTTTGGCAGCTCTATCAAAGGTTTAGAGTCATGA
- a CDS encoding class I SAM-dependent methyltransferase: MSDRIELEFSRKYDKTHARQYLEKHQDGIWRKLSHHRDEQLARKALHMAGDPGLVLDLPCGAGRFWPLLAEKPNRSIIGADNSADMLSTACASQPADVVKRVQPLQTSAFAIDLPDNAVDSIFCMRLLHHVGQSSDRMALLREFQRVTRDSVIVSLWVDGNFKAWKRARLENKRQQKNGRESYQNRFVLPVVTAETEFEQAGFRIQNRMDFLPMYAMWRVYVLRKR; encoded by the coding sequence ATGAGCGATCGCATCGAACTCGAGTTTTCCCGAAAGTACGACAAGACACACGCCCGCCAGTACCTCGAAAAGCATCAGGACGGTATCTGGCGCAAGCTGTCGCATCACCGCGATGAACAGCTGGCGAGAAAGGCGCTGCACATGGCCGGGGACCCAGGCCTGGTGCTGGACCTGCCTTGTGGTGCTGGACGCTTCTGGCCGCTATTGGCCGAGAAGCCGAACCGCTCGATCATCGGTGCCGATAACTCTGCAGACATGCTCAGTACCGCCTGTGCCTCGCAGCCGGCAGACGTTGTAAAAAGGGTACAACCTTTGCAGACATCTGCCTTTGCCATCGACCTGCCTGATAACGCAGTAGACAGCATCTTCTGCATGCGCTTGTTGCACCACGTCGGTCAGTCCAGCGACCGGATGGCTCTATTGCGCGAGTTTCAACGCGTAACCCGTGACAGCGTGATCGTCTCCCTCTGGGTGGATGGCAATTTCAAGGCATGGAAGCGTGCGCGCCTCGAGAACAAGCGCCAGCAAAAAAACGGGCGGGAAAGTTACCAGAATCGTTTTGTGTTACCTGTTGTTACCGCAGAAACCGAATTTGAGCAGGCAGGATTTCGCATTCAGAACCGAATGGATTTCCTGCCCATGTACGCCATGTGGCGAGTCTATGTCCTACGTAAAAGGTAA
- a CDS encoding sensor histidine kinase, translating into MEFKQSLAQRIIIAFALMSALVAGSFAIGIISTVHLVEEKLISAGLGGDLNRLMLMDSVSDWSHRPKPDQLFYFTNGPGDFDLPKDIRHLEPGFHEVFRGPLSYHAMIEVVDGRHYALLQDQSDFEERERVLFAVVLVGFVLALALAVFLGWVLARRVMAPVVRLARQVRHRDQLLGLAPPLAPDYAADEVGELAVAFDATLGRLRQALIRERMFTSDVSHELRTPLMVLASSCELLLENPALDLRGRRQVERIGRACEEMRDLVQTFLMLARTQREDPAMTPKATLVGVAEQLISQWRDPIESKGLQLTYTPPADDQLSDIRYNATFLHAVMGNLLRNALHYTDHGFIALTLHAESFTVEDSGVGIPEEKREAMFEPFVRGNEQRGEGLGLGLSLVQRICTNQGWSVDLTPMEPHGCRFKVTLNVIKP; encoded by the coding sequence ATGGAGTTTAAACAGAGTCTTGCGCAACGGATCATCATTGCTTTTGCATTGATGAGTGCACTGGTCGCCGGGTCGTTCGCCATCGGAATCATCTCCACCGTCCACCTGGTCGAAGAAAAGCTGATTTCCGCCGGCCTCGGTGGTGACCTCAACCGTCTGATGCTGATGGACAGTGTCAGCGACTGGAGCCACCGGCCCAAGCCCGACCAGTTGTTCTATTTCACCAATGGTCCGGGCGACTTCGACCTGCCCAAGGATATTCGTCACCTTGAGCCAGGTTTCCATGAGGTGTTCCGTGGGCCGTTGTCCTACCACGCCATGATCGAGGTGGTGGATGGCCGGCATTACGCCCTGTTGCAGGATCAGAGCGATTTTGAAGAGCGTGAGCGGGTGCTGTTCGCCGTCGTGCTGGTCGGTTTCGTTCTGGCCTTGGCACTGGCGGTGTTTCTGGGCTGGGTGCTGGCGCGCCGGGTCATGGCGCCTGTAGTGCGTCTGGCCCGGCAGGTTCGCCACCGTGACCAGCTGCTTGGACTGGCTCCGCCATTGGCGCCCGACTATGCCGCTGACGAAGTCGGCGAGTTGGCGGTGGCCTTCGATGCAACATTGGGTCGCTTGCGGCAGGCGCTGATTCGTGAGCGCATGTTCACCAGCGACGTGAGCCATGAACTGCGTACGCCATTGATGGTGCTGGCCAGCTCTTGTGAGCTACTGCTGGAAAACCCTGCGCTCGATTTGCGCGGCCGCCGTCAGGTCGAGCGTATCGGCCGTGCCTGCGAAGAAATGCGCGATCTGGTGCAAACCTTCCTGATGCTCGCTCGCACCCAGCGCGAAGACCCGGCCATGACGCCCAAGGCCACGCTGGTCGGGGTGGCCGAGCAATTGATCTCCCAGTGGCGTGACCCGATAGAGAGCAAGGGGCTGCAGTTGACCTATACGCCACCTGCCGATGACCAGCTGTCCGATATTCGTTACAACGCGACCTTCCTGCATGCCGTGATGGGCAACTTGCTGCGCAACGCGCTGCATTACACCGATCACGGATTCATCGCGCTGACCCTGCACGCCGAAAGCTTCACCGTGGAAGACAGTGGTGTGGGCATTCCCGAGGAGAAGCGCGAGGCAATGTTCGAGCCTTTCGTACGCGGCAACGAGCAGCGCGGAGAGGGGCTGGGCCTCGGGCTGTCACTGGTGCAGCGCATTTGTACCAATCAGGGATGGAGCGTGGATCTCACCCCAATGGAACCCCATGGTTGCCGGTTCAAGGTGACGCTCAACGTGATCAAACCCTGA
- the colR gene encoding two-component system response regulator ColR: MRILLVEDNRDILANMADYLGMKGYTVDCAQDGLSGLHLAATEHYDLIVLDIMLPGIDGYTLCKRLREDARRDTPVIMLTARDQLDDRLQGFRSGADDYLLKPFALSELAARIEAVLRRAQGGGRRTLQVADLVYDLDTLEVTREGRMLKLNPVGLKLLAVLMQKSPHVLRREILEEALWGDDCPDSDSLRSHVHQLRQVIDKPFGKPLLQTVHGVGYRLAEGRDGV, from the coding sequence ATGCGAATTCTTCTGGTTGAAGACAACCGCGACATCCTGGCGAACATGGCCGATTACCTGGGCATGAAAGGCTATACCGTCGATTGCGCCCAGGATGGCCTCTCAGGACTGCATCTGGCAGCCACCGAGCACTACGACCTGATCGTTCTCGACATCATGCTGCCCGGTATTGACGGCTACACCTTGTGCAAGCGCCTGCGCGAAGATGCCCGGCGGGACACGCCGGTCATCATGCTCACCGCCCGCGATCAACTGGACGACCGACTGCAGGGCTTCCGCTCCGGTGCTGACGACTACCTGCTCAAGCCGTTTGCCCTGTCTGAGCTGGCCGCGCGGATCGAAGCGGTATTGCGTCGTGCCCAAGGCGGCGGGCGGCGTACCTTGCAGGTGGCTGATCTGGTCTATGACCTCGACACCCTCGAGGTCACGCGTGAGGGGCGCATGCTCAAGCTCAACCCGGTCGGCCTCAAGCTGCTCGCCGTACTGATGCAGAAAAGCCCGCACGTGCTGCGTCGCGAGATTCTCGAAGAAGCGCTGTGGGGCGATGACTGCCCGGACAGCGACAGTCTGCGCAGCCATGTGCACCAGTTGCGTCAGGTGATCGACAAACCGTTTGGCAAACCGCTGTTGCAGACCGTGCATGGCGTGGGCTATCGCTTGGCCGAGGGCCGGGATGGAGTTTAA
- a CDS encoding phosphatase PAP2 family protein: MSKTVAPPYSRSINPWIYLGIPVAVALILMLLELTSLDMDIAKLAFDPVSGQFIGRHSYFLEDVLHDRAKQLVMVFGAVAMIGFAASFKVQRLIPWRRELGCLVLSMALSTAFVTPVKVVTSVQCPWSLKEFGGQETYSELLSPRPATDKPGRCWPGGHAATGFTLFSLFFAFRDRRPRMAKMGLALAFGLGTVFSVGRMLQGAHFFSHNIWTAVFCWLICLGVYYFVLYRPEPKGLDNSKVQPTH; the protein is encoded by the coding sequence ATGTCGAAAACCGTCGCCCCACCCTACTCCCGTTCGATCAACCCGTGGATTTACCTGGGTATCCCTGTCGCCGTAGCGCTGATCCTCATGCTGCTTGAACTGACGTCACTGGACATGGACATCGCCAAGCTGGCCTTCGATCCGGTCAGCGGACAGTTCATCGGCAGGCACAGTTATTTTCTCGAAGACGTTCTCCACGACCGCGCCAAACAGCTGGTCATGGTGTTCGGCGCGGTGGCGATGATCGGCTTTGCGGCTTCCTTCAAAGTACAGCGCCTGATCCCGTGGCGCAGGGAGTTGGGTTGCCTGGTGCTGTCCATGGCGCTTTCAACCGCCTTCGTTACCCCGGTGAAAGTGGTGACGTCAGTGCAGTGCCCCTGGAGCCTGAAAGAATTCGGTGGTCAGGAAACCTACAGCGAACTGTTGAGCCCACGCCCTGCGACCGATAAACCGGGACGCTGCTGGCCGGGCGGTCATGCGGCGACCGGCTTTACCCTGTTCTCGCTGTTCTTCGCTTTTCGCGACCGTCGTCCACGGATGGCAAAAATGGGCCTGGCTCTGGCGTTCGGCCTTGGAACGGTGTTCTCTGTCGGGCGGATGCTGCAAGGTGCGCACTTCTTTTCCCATAACATCTGGACCGCAGTGTTCTGCTGGCTGATCTGTCTGGGGGTTTATTACTTCGTGCTTTACCGCCCCGAACCCAAGGGTCTCGATAACAGCAAAGTACAACCGACGCATTGA
- the groL gene encoding chaperonin GroEL (60 kDa chaperone family; promotes refolding of misfolded polypeptides especially under stressful conditions; forms two stacked rings of heptamers to form a barrel-shaped 14mer; ends can be capped by GroES; misfolded proteins enter the barrel where they are refolded when GroES binds) — protein sequence MAAKEVKFGDSGRKKMLAGVNVLADAVKATLGPKGRNVIIEKSFGAPLITKDGVSVAKEIELKDRFENMGAQLVKDVASRANDDAGDGTTTATVLAQAIVNEGLKAVAAGMNPMDLKRGIDKATIAIVAELKKLSKPCTDTKAIAQVGTISANSDHSIGDIIAEAMEKVTKDGVITVEEGSGLENELSVVEGMQFDRGYLSPYFINKPDTMVAELDSPLLLLVDKKISNIREMLPVLEAVAKAGRPLLIVAEDVEGEALATLVVNNMRGIVKVAAVKAPGFGDRRKAMLQDIAVLTGGTVISEEIGLSLETTTLEHLGNAKRVILNKENTTIIDGAGVKTDIDSRISQIRQQIGDTSSDYDKEKLQERLAKLSGGVAVIKVGAGSEVEMKEKKARVEDALHATRAAVEEGVVPGGGVALVRSLQAIEGLKGDNADQDVGIALLRRAVEAPLRQIVANSGDEPSVVVDKVKQGSGNYGYNAASGEYGDMIEMGILDPAKVTRSALQAASSIASLMITTEAMIADVPDDKPAGGGMPDMGGMGGMGGMM from the coding sequence ATGGCTGCTAAAGAAGTTAAATTCGGCGATTCTGGCCGCAAAAAAATGCTCGCCGGTGTAAACGTCCTGGCTGACGCAGTTAAAGCGACCCTGGGCCCTAAAGGCCGCAACGTTATCATCGAGAAAAGCTTTGGCGCTCCGCTGATCACCAAAGACGGTGTTTCGGTTGCCAAGGAAATCGAGCTTAAAGACCGTTTCGAAAACATGGGCGCGCAGCTGGTCAAAGACGTTGCTTCCCGTGCTAACGATGATGCAGGCGACGGTACCACTACCGCTACCGTTCTGGCTCAGGCCATCGTCAACGAAGGCCTGAAGGCTGTCGCTGCCGGCATGAACCCGATGGACCTCAAGCGCGGCATCGACAAGGCGACCATCGCCATTGTTGCCGAGCTGAAGAAGCTGTCCAAGCCATGCACCGACACCAAGGCAATCGCCCAGGTCGGCACCATCTCGGCCAACTCTGATCACTCCATCGGCGACATCATTGCCGAAGCCATGGAAAAAGTGACCAAAGACGGCGTTATCACCGTTGAAGAAGGTTCTGGCCTGGAAAACGAGCTGTCTGTTGTAGAAGGCATGCAGTTTGACCGTGGTTACCTGTCCCCGTACTTCATCAACAAGCCGGACACCATGGTTGCCGAGCTGGACAGCCCGCTGCTGTTGCTGGTCGACAAGAAGATCTCCAACATTCGCGAAATGCTGCCGGTTCTGGAAGCAGTCGCCAAGGCTGGCCGTCCTCTGCTGATCGTTGCCGAAGACGTTGAAGGCGAAGCGCTGGCGACTCTGGTGGTCAACAACATGCGCGGTATCGTGAAAGTTGCAGCCGTCAAGGCTCCAGGTTTCGGCGATCGTCGCAAGGCCATGCTGCAGGACATCGCTGTTCTGACTGGCGGTACCGTTATCTCCGAAGAGATCGGCCTGAGCCTGGAAACCACTACCCTGGAACACCTGGGTAATGCCAAGCGCGTCATCCTGAACAAAGAAAACACTACCATCATCGATGGTGCTGGCGTGAAAACCGATATCGACTCACGTATCTCCCAGATCCGTCAGCAAATCGGCGACACCAGCTCGGACTACGACAAAGAAAAACTGCAAGAGCGTCTGGCCAAGCTGTCTGGCGGCGTTGCAGTGATCAAGGTCGGTGCCGGTTCCGAAGTCGAGATGAAAGAGAAGAAAGCCCGCGTTGAAGACGCCCTGCACGCAACCCGCGCAGCCGTTGAAGAAGGCGTGGTACCTGGCGGTGGCGTGGCACTGGTTCGCTCCCTGCAGGCTATCGAAGGTCTGAAAGGCGACAACGCTGATCAGGACGTCGGTATCGCTCTGCTGCGTCGTGCAGTCGAAGCGCCGCTGCGCCAGATCGTTGCCAACTCCGGTGACGAGCCAAGCGTTGTTGTCGACAAGGTCAAGCAGGGTTCGGGTAACTACGGTTACAACGCTGCTTCCGGCGAATACGGCGACATGATCGAAATGGGTATCCTTGACCCGGCCAAAGTGACTCGCTCTGCTCTGCAGGCGGCGTCCTCCATCGCCAGCTTGATGATCACCACCGAAGCGATGATCGCTGACGTGCCTGACGACAAGCCAGCAGGCGGCGGCATGCCGGACATGGGCGGCATGGGTGGTATGGGCGGCATGATGTAA
- a CDS encoding co-chaperone GroES codes for MKLRPLHDRVVIRRSEEETKTAGGIVLPGSAAEKPNRGEIVAVGTGRVLDNGEVRALAVKVGDKVVFGPYSGSNTVKVDGEDLLVMSENEILAVVEG; via the coding sequence ATGAAGCTTCGTCCTCTGCATGACCGCGTCGTCATCCGTCGCAGTGAAGAAGAAACGAAAACTGCCGGCGGTATCGTTCTGCCAGGTTCGGCTGCTGAAAAGCCTAACCGCGGCGAGATCGTTGCTGTGGGTACCGGCCGCGTGCTGGACAACGGCGAAGTACGTGCGCTGGCTGTGAAAGTGGGTGACAAGGTTGTGTTCGGCCCTTATTCCGGCAGCAACACAGTGAAAGTAGACGGCGAAGACCTGCTGGTGATGAGCGAGAACGAGATTCTTGCTGTCGTCGAAGGCTGA
- a CDS encoding FxsA family protein encodes MRVFLLLFLLFPVLELFLLVRVGMSIGFLWTFLLVVATSMLGLFVMRVAGFATALRARESLARGELPAQEMLEGLMVAVGGGLLLLPGFISDILGVICLLPITRRLLINKVRQRAQDQAMRQRAFADDLQTPANQGASSHRPTAIHQPTREPDVIEGEFEHRDK; translated from the coding sequence ATGCGTGTTTTTTTGCTGCTGTTTCTATTATTCCCGGTACTTGAGCTGTTTCTGCTGGTTCGTGTCGGGATGTCCATCGGCTTTCTCTGGACCTTTCTGCTGGTCGTCGCGACGTCGATGCTCGGCTTGTTCGTGATGCGCGTGGCCGGTTTCGCGACGGCGCTGCGTGCACGCGAAAGCCTGGCGCGTGGCGAGTTGCCTGCCCAGGAAATGCTCGAAGGCCTGATGGTTGCCGTGGGCGGCGGTCTGCTGCTGTTGCCCGGTTTCATCAGCGACATTCTGGGTGTGATCTGCCTGTTGCCGATCACCCGTCGTCTGCTGATCAACAAGGTCCGCCAGCGCGCCCAGGATCAGGCCATGCGTCAGCGGGCCTTCGCCGATGATTTGCAGACACCTGCCAATCAGGGCGCGTCGAGTCATCGCCCGACGGCGATTCACCAGCCTACCCGCGAGCCCGACGTCATCGAAGGCGAGTTCGAGCATCGCGACAAGTAA
- a CDS encoding SDR family oxidoreductase translates to MELKDKLIIITGGCQGLGRAMAEYLAGKGANLALLDLNQEKLDQAVAACEALGVKARAYLCNVANEEQVVDTVSKVAEDFGTIHGLVNNAGILRDGLLVKVKDGEMTKLSLAQWQAVIDVNLTGVFLCTREVAAKMIEQKSQGAIINISSISRAGNIGQTNYSAAKAGVAAATVTWARELARYGIRVAGVAPGFIETEMTGSMRPEALEKMTSAIPLKRMGRPDEIAHSVAYILENDYYSGRILELDGAMRI, encoded by the coding sequence ATGGAATTGAAAGACAAGCTGATAATCATCACCGGCGGCTGCCAGGGGCTGGGCAGAGCCATGGCCGAATACCTGGCCGGCAAAGGCGCCAACCTGGCGCTGCTGGACCTCAATCAGGAGAAACTCGATCAGGCTGTCGCCGCCTGTGAAGCACTCGGGGTCAAGGCTCGCGCCTATCTGTGCAATGTTGCCAATGAAGAACAGGTCGTCGATACGGTCAGCAAGGTCGCCGAGGATTTCGGCACCATTCATGGCCTGGTCAACAACGCTGGCATTCTGCGTGACGGCCTGCTGGTCAAGGTCAAGGATGGCGAGATGACCAAACTGAGCCTTGCGCAATGGCAGGCAGTGATCGACGTCAACCTGACCGGCGTATTCCTTTGCACCCGCGAAGTGGCGGCGAAAATGATCGAGCAGAAGAGCCAGGGCGCGATCATCAATATCTCGTCGATTTCACGTGCGGGGAATATCGGACAGACCAACTACTCGGCAGCCAAGGCCGGTGTGGCGGCTGCGACGGTTACCTGGGCAAGGGAACTGGCGCGCTACGGCATTCGAGTGGCAGGCGTGGCGCCGGGGTTCATTGAAACCGAAATGACCGGCAGCATGCGCCCCGAAGCACTGGAGAAGATGACCTCGGCGATCCCGCTCAAGCGCATGGGCAGACCGGACGAGATTGCACACTCGGTGGCTTATATTCTGGAAAACGATTATTACAGCGGACGCATCCTTGAGCTGGATGGCGCAATGCGAATCTAG
- a CDS encoding DUF481 domain-containing protein, protein MLSRTLLCLAITAVSTPLLADTVWLKNGDRLTGTIKVFDGGKLLLQTEYGGAIALDWKQVKTLKSDQPLLVKQDEHGGEVSNSLQAADDGKVVLANGDAPKTVELASIHQIIKPKPVITDLVWKGNIDAALDFQQAENDTNDYNVAFKTSARHGDWRHNAKGDYNRETTDDVVGTDNWSAEYSLDRFLTEKFFWDGRVSYKRDKVEDLSRQRVVGTGPGYQLWDDELGAFKVGALLNRTDFEFSNDEKENFYSVAGTWDYNRYLIGKKVEFFTNGELGKPLSAVADYSLDVEAGLRYKVTDWASLNLKAEKNVISGSSNGDVDKTRYTAGFGVSW, encoded by the coding sequence ATGTTGTCCAGAACCCTGTTGTGCCTTGCAATCACCGCTGTTTCCACTCCATTGCTTGCCGATACCGTCTGGTTGAAGAATGGCGACCGTCTGACCGGCACAATCAAGGTGTTCGACGGCGGCAAATTATTGCTGCAGACCGAATACGGTGGCGCTATCGCACTGGACTGGAAGCAGGTCAAGACCCTGAAAAGCGATCAGCCGTTGTTGGTCAAGCAAGATGAGCATGGCGGCGAAGTCTCCAATTCGCTGCAGGCAGCGGATGATGGCAAGGTCGTGCTGGCCAATGGCGATGCACCCAAGACTGTCGAGCTGGCAAGTATCCATCAGATCATCAAGCCCAAGCCGGTTATCACGGATCTTGTCTGGAAAGGCAACATCGATGCGGCGCTGGATTTCCAGCAGGCCGAAAACGATACCAATGATTACAACGTCGCCTTCAAGACCTCGGCTCGCCATGGCGACTGGCGTCACAACGCCAAGGGCGATTACAACCGCGAGACCACCGACGACGTAGTCGGCACTGACAACTGGAGCGCCGAGTACTCGCTGGACCGCTTCCTGACCGAGAAATTCTTCTGGGACGGTCGCGTCAGCTACAAACGCGACAAGGTCGAGGATCTGTCTCGTCAGCGCGTAGTCGGTACCGGTCCAGGTTACCAGCTGTGGGATGACGAACTGGGTGCATTCAAGGTCGGTGCGCTGCTCAACCGTACCGATTTCGAGTTCTCCAACGACGAGAAGGAAAACTTCTATTCCGTTGCCGGCACCTGGGATTACAACCGCTACCTGATCGGCAAGAAGGTCGAGTTCTTCACCAACGGCGAGCTGGGCAAACCGCTGAGTGCCGTCGCCGACTACTCGCTGGATGTCGAAGCGGGGCTGCGTTACAAGGTGACCGACTGGGCGTCGCTTAACCTGAAAGCCGAGAAGAACGTCATCAGTGGTTCGAGCAATGGCGATGTCGACAAGACACGCTACACCGCTGGCTTCGGCGTAAGCTGGTAA
- a CDS encoding MGMT family protein has translation MADSDLTLLYPAGQSPNEARRTALYLTMAQIPEGKVVAYGQLAELAGLGRAARWVGRTLSQLPGGSSLPWHRVLGAGGRLSLPPGSVSGDEQRARLRAEGVTIVNNRVDMQRHGWRPL, from the coding sequence GTGGCAGACTCGGACTTGACATTACTTTACCCGGCAGGACAATCGCCGAACGAGGCGCGACGCACCGCCCTATACCTGACGATGGCGCAGATACCGGAAGGCAAAGTGGTCGCCTACGGGCAACTCGCCGAACTGGCCGGCCTGGGCCGAGCTGCACGCTGGGTGGGTCGTACGTTGAGCCAGTTGCCGGGCGGTTCTTCGCTGCCCTGGCATAGGGTTTTGGGCGCCGGAGGTCGGCTCAGTCTGCCGCCTGGCAGCGTTTCCGGTGACGAACAACGGGCACGTTTACGCGCCGAGGGCGTCACCATTGTGAATAATCGGGTTGATATGCAGCGCCATGGCTGGCGTCCCCTATAG
- a CDS encoding AmpG family muropeptide MFS transporter — protein sequence MPRKTWRAALAAYASPSTLVLLLLGFAAGMPYMLVFSTLSVWLREAGVARETIGYASLIGLAYAFKWVWSPLLDQWRLPLLGKLGRRRSWLVLSQSLVILGLIGMGFCDPQKHLSWLIAIAVVVAFSSATQDIAIDAYRLEIAQDTQQAALAASYMSGYRVAALLATAGALYFAEGFGSTGFAYKHSAWTGTYVLFGLLMLPALVTTLIMREPPVPLRTQLSAARYGFTHQLASVFVLIVLLVSVPAMFTQLYNTDFASVLFNGTSWMDLLLEDRAFLRAILYTLLTIACLSSMGRRGLAPVLTPINDFIMRYRWQALLLLGLIATYRMSDTVMGVMANVFYIDQGFTKDQIASVSKIFGLIMTLLGAGIGGLLIVRFGIMPILFIGGLASASTNILFLLLADMGPNVKMLIVTISLDNLSSGLATSAFVAYLSSLTNLKFSATQYALLSSIMLLLPRLLGGYSGVVVEKYGYHNFFLITALLGIPTLVMIILQWNREIRTAKTEPPQEASVIDKP from the coding sequence ATGCCCCGTAAAACCTGGCGCGCCGCGCTCGCCGCATATGCCAGCCCGTCGACATTAGTGTTACTGCTGCTCGGATTCGCTGCGGGCATGCCTTATATGCTGGTCTTTTCGACATTGTCCGTGTGGTTGCGCGAAGCCGGTGTCGCGCGCGAGACCATCGGCTATGCGAGCCTGATCGGCCTTGCCTACGCCTTTAAATGGGTCTGGTCGCCATTGCTCGACCAATGGCGCCTGCCCCTGCTTGGCAAACTGGGACGTCGTCGGTCCTGGCTGGTGCTGTCCCAGAGCCTGGTGATTCTGGGCCTGATCGGCATGGGCTTCTGCGACCCGCAAAAGCATCTCTCGTGGCTGATCGCGATTGCCGTGGTGGTCGCCTTCTCGTCAGCCACGCAAGACATCGCCATTGACGCCTATCGCCTGGAAATTGCCCAGGACACCCAACAGGCTGCCCTGGCCGCCAGCTACATGTCCGGCTACCGGGTCGCTGCACTGCTGGCGACAGCGGGTGCACTGTATTTCGCCGAGGGCTTCGGCTCTACAGGCTTTGCCTACAAGCATTCAGCGTGGACCGGCACTTATGTGCTGTTCGGGCTGCTGATGCTGCCCGCCCTGGTCACCACACTGATCATGCGCGAGCCGCCGGTGCCGCTGCGCACCCAACTGTCGGCAGCGCGCTATGGCTTTACGCACCAGTTGGCCTCGGTGTTCGTGCTGATTGTGTTGCTGGTCTCAGTACCGGCGATGTTTACCCAGCTTTACAATACCGACTTCGCCAGTGTGCTGTTCAACGGCACCAGCTGGATGGACCTGTTGCTGGAAGACCGGGCGTTTTTACGCGCGATTCTCTACACGCTCCTGACCATCGCCTGCCTGTCCTCGATGGGTCGTCGCGGACTGGCACCGGTTCTCACCCCGATCAACGACTTCATCATGCGCTACCGCTGGCAGGCGCTGCTGTTGCTGGGCCTGATCGCGACCTACCGGATGTCGGACACGGTGATGGGGGTCATGGCCAACGTGTTCTACATCGACCAGGGCTTTACCAAGGACCAGATCGCCAGCGTCAGCAAAATCTTCGGCCTGATCATGACCCTGCTGGGCGCCGGTATCGGCGGGCTGCTGATCGTGCGCTTCGGCATCATGCCTATCCTGTTCATCGGCGGACTGGCCTCGGCTTCGACCAATATCCTGTTCCTGTTGCTGGCGGACATGGGCCCGAACGTGAAGATGCTGATCGTCACCATCTCGCTGGACAACCTCAGCTCGGGGCTGGCGACATCGGCGTTCGTCGCCTACCTGTCGAGCCTCACCAACCTGAAATTCTCTGCCACGCAATATGCCTTGCTCAGCTCCATCATGCTGCTGCTACCGCGCCTGCTGGGCGGCTATTCCGGTGTGGTGGTGGAAAAGTACGGCTACCACAACTTCTTCCTGATCACCGCGCTGCTGGGCATTCCGACGCTGGTGATGATCATCCTGCAATGGAACCGAGAGATACGCACGGCGAAGACCGAGCCGCCTCAAGAGGCTTCCGTTATCGACAAGCCCTGA